The following nucleotide sequence is from Dromaius novaehollandiae isolate bDroNov1 chromosome Z, bDroNov1.hap1, whole genome shotgun sequence.
GCCTCCCCAATGCGGAGGGTGGTCCCGTGTGGGTTCTGGGGGTGGCCACACCTCACAGGCTGGCCTGCTGAAGCGCTCCGTGGGACTTTGGCTGCCTGCCCACTCCCACCAGCAAGCCTGCCAAGGAGAAGGGAAGCAGTGGAAAGCTGCTGCTGAGGGTGGTGGGGCCCGGAGCGCTGCCAGCGCCACAGCTGGAGCATGCCTGCCCGCGGGCAaggggtgaagctgtgcccaCGCACACGTCCGAGGCACGAGTGCGCGGGAGCAGGGTGCCTGTTCATAGCCCCCATGCACAAAGGCATCATTTCCAGTACATGCAAGCACGTGCGTGtgagtgtgcctgtgtgtgtgtgcatgccagAAATGGCAGCGGCTGTGTGAGGGTCCCGCGGTGGGCGAGCACACGGGCTGTCCCCACTCACACCGTGCTGGCTCCCAGCGcgcagcccaagccatggaggtggccgatttgaagctggccctgcagCGTGTGAGGGCGGAGAAGCGGGAGCTCACGAATCACCTGGAGACCCTGGAGGAGGAGTATGAGGTGCTGCAGAGCAAGAACGCCCGCCTGACGGAGCAGGTGGCCAGGTGGGGTGATCCCGATGTCGCTGGGCGCGCAGGAGGCTGGGGAGGCTGGGGCGCGGAggatgagggaggaaggggaggccgGTGGCAGGGCGAATCTGATGGCGCCCCtttgctgcaggctgcagaggTGCAGGAAGATGGCCgaggagccagaagggctgctggccgagctcagcaggctgcgggagcagctggagcaaagccagcaggagaggggctgttgcagggagctgctgcggtgcctggtAGGCATGGAGTGCCCCGGTgctcggggctggggctgcccccgctgaaggcctgctctgggccttctctgccctgctctgaagctCTGCTCTGCGCCTTCCccacgcagcaggaggagaagcaggagctgcaggacgctgcccaggagctggccagggaGAACTGTGCCCTCCGCcagcggggctgcagcagccaccaggagctccagggcctggaggagctgctgccgcagctggaggtgagctgggctgggggcctctgcctgccCCCCGGTGCCTGCGGAGCTGGGTAGCCGAGGGGAGCTGCCTGCGAGGGGCAGCACCAGAGTGGGAGCTGGGCGCCGAGGGCAGCCGGGAGGGCACAGGGCCTGGGACCTGCTGCCAGGAGGAGCTCTCACGGGACAGACCGCATGCCCTGCTGagtgctcctcttcctctcctctcctctcccgcaGGAGCGCTTGCAGGCAGCCAAGGGGGAgagaggcaggaggctgcaggagctggacaaGGTACAGGGCAGAGGGAGAGCTGTGGCGGCAGTGTGCGCGGTGGGGTGCCAGCACTGGGGTCCATGCACCCCACAGCCTCGGCCAGCGGTGGGTGTGGGTAGGGCATTCGCCCCAGGGGCCGGGCTCCGTGCCTCCCCTCCGGCTGGCCTTGTCCGTCGCCAGCCCTGCCAgtgccctggagcaggggagtCGCAAGAGGGCACAGCCCTGAGGCTggacggggagggggctgcccagcccccaGCTCCGCTCCCTGCATTGTGTGCCccgtgttttgcaggagaaagagCGCTCGGCCCAGCTGAAGGAGCAGCTGCGTGAGCAGGAGGCGCGGGCGAAGGTAGTGCCGAGGGGGCGCGGGCAGAGGGTGGTGGGTGCCCACTGGCCAGGGGCtttggaggaggctgcagcaggcgcATGAAGCGTGAGCCTTCCCTCTCCCAGGTGCTGCGTGCTGCAACGAGGCAGCTGCGAGAGGAAGTGGACGAGCTGGAGCTGGAAAACGCCTAGTGAGTGGGGCCCAGGGATGCCTCTCGCCCACAGGGCTATGCAGGGGCTCTGTGCCACACCTGGACTCGCAGCGGACGCCAGTGCCGTCcctggggaggggatgggggggttATGTGCAGCATGTGGTGGGACAGGTGACCCCCATCCCTGCCAGGGGACAGTGGGATGTTGCAACAGGGAGTCCCAGTGGCCGTGGTGGCCAGTCCTGGTCCAAGCAAGCCTtgttgcctgcagcaagcagcagacagAGCAGGAGCCCGAGGCGGAGGGGTCTGTGCTGCcggagctgctggaagcccagctggTAAGGGGAGAGGCAGCGCCAAGGCCTGCTGTGGTCAGCTGGGtcttgctggggagaggggaccgTGCAGCCCCATGCAGGCCCCACAGGTGTCCCCGCTTGGTGTtgacctgcaggagagggaggagctggcgAAGAGATGCGGCATCGCTACGTGGCTGCCGTGAGTTGCCCTCGAAGCCCTTGTGCCCTGCCACCCATGTCTGGGCTGCTTTGCAGCGAGCTGGCCTGCGCTGGGGGGTCCTGCTCactggctgtgggctgtgcagCTGGGAAAGACGCCCCCAGAGTGTATTCCTTGTGCCAGGCTTTCTTCTTTCTGGGCTGGTGGTGGCTCTTTTGCAACCTTGCACGAGGGAGCAACGAGCAGTGTCTGGGGGGCAGATGGTGGGGCTCCCGCATGGGGCCCCTGCAGCCCAGCGGTGGGTGCGGGGCAGGAGAGGGTTGGGATGCATCTGCCCTGCCTCATCTCCCATCCCTCCGCTGTCCCTCAGGAGACTCTGCGtgctcttcatgtgcctggagCTGGTCGTCGGCTTGGTGCTGGGCGCTGTGGTTCTCTATGCCTCGCGGCACGACCAAGAGCTCCTCTTCCgactgctgctgtggctgctacCCGAGGAGACCTACGCCCGCCTGGCATACTTGCTGGGAGAGAGCCTGAGCCTGCGCAgtgaggggctgctgcccttctgacagCCGTTCCCCGGCCCTGCAGCTCtgtcggcctcggcctcccagaGCCTGCAGGGTGAACGCTGAATAAGATGTCCTTGATGCCCCCTCCTTGCAGTCCAGCGTGCTTTGTGTGTGCCCAGAGAGACGGCCTTTGAGGCCTGGGTGCCTGCGCTGGGGGTGGTGGGCGGTGGTCAggggaggtgctctcgcagggtggaaacacagaagcaaaaccaCCCTAAGCAGGAATATGGCAGTGGAAGCAGGTACGGATCTTCCCATAATTAAAGAAGCAGCCCTCATTATGGCAGAAGCTCAGGAAAACAGCCTTGTTacactctctgaccaggttctctTGAGATATTCCACGCGCGGAGAGTGTAACGCGTAGCACCAGATTGCCTTCTTGGAAGGTACTTGACGTTCCATGGGTTTCTCATTTAGGGGGCTGATACAGCAACAGACTGAAATCACAACACCAGCGTAAGCTGCACTTTGCAGAGTAGAGCCATCACAATCTACAGTTCAATCACAACACCAGGGTGATCCCCGCTACCAGTCTCTATAACATGCTCACTGTCATGATGCTGGGCATCCCATACCGCTGGGAAGGAAGATGTGCGCTGAAAaccattgctctcttcaaagttctggTGTTAGTTGTTCATTTTTCATACTCTTGCACGGGCTGAGCCACTCTCTCTGCCATGAAGCTCTGCCTGACTCAGGGGCACGTTCGCACTCTTCTGATGAAGTCGGGCAGAAACACTGGCACAGCCAGGGGATCGGCTCAGCTCTCATGCGGGCAGCTGATCCTCTCAACTCCTGGAGCTGCTTGTCGGGAAAGGCGGCCACCCTCCGGGCCCCTCTGCCCCATGGCGGGAGTTGAGCTCTCTGTGCCACACGCAGCTCTGGGCAGTGGctcccggcgcccccccggcacTCCGTGGGCCCGTCGCCCAGGCCCATCTCCTCGGAGCCGCCctcccggggggtcccgggcgcTCACACGGGCTGTGCCACAGCAGGCACGGCGGCAGTGGCCGAGCCCACCGCAGCCGGGCGCAGGGGCGCGCGGCTGGCTGTCCCTGGGGCGGCGGCCCACACCGCACCCCGCTCGCCCCGGCACAGCCCGGCGAGCCCCGGCCGAGGTGCAGGCGGTGGGGCCCGCGGGCGCTGCGCCACGCCGTCCGGGGGCTGGCGAGGGCAGGGACAGCCCCGCCGGCCCcttcccgcggccccgctcgtccgcgcccggccggggcgaACGCCTCGCCCTTCTCcccgcggccctgggggaggggggccAGCCGGCCCGCCCGGGCTCCCCGCACCGCTGCGGCCCGCCTCCCTCGCAGCGCCACATTGGGCTGCCGGCATGTCACTTCAGGCACTGCCCGCCCCTCCCGCACACCCATTGGCTCTCTGCCCCTCCCTGCTAGCTGAGTGGCCGGAAGCACACAGGAGGGCGGGGCtgtcccctccccctcccccagccccaaccGCCATTTCCGTGCGCCGATCGCAGCGCTGCTGGCGAGTGCTGGGGCTGCCGTGGCGGGGCACGAAGGGTATCAGAGAGCTGCGCCGAGAGACACACCAGATTGCGGAGGCGTCAGGGGCATTGGGGCAATGGCGATGCGGCTGGCACGGGGCCTGCGAGGCCCCTTCAGTGAGGCACTCAGCCTCTCCCAGACCCCTGGCCTGCAGCCCTGTGCCCACCCCAAACCCACAGCCTTACCCCAGCCCCTTGCTCTGGGCATTGGCTCCCCACACCTGTAGGCCCTTCTGTGAGCTCTTAGCCCAGCCCTCAGCCTGATTCCTCGCCTGGGCTCACGAGAGACTCGCCTATGTCCTGTTGTCCGGTGGGGCGGGAAATGAAGGGATGGTGATACAAATATATTGCCTAGGAATTCACCATGAGCAAGTGGTGTGCTGTTACAGAGTGGATGGAGAAAAGTTGCGTTTGGAAGTCTCCATCTTCAGATGGActagataaagccctgagcagcttgctctgaccctgctttcagcaggaggTTAAAGTGGAAACCTCTACAAGTTGCTTCCAACTGCTCCAAAATTGCTCTTTGAGGGCCTTGTTGTCCTGGCAGCATGCAGGGAGGGGTGGCCTGTGCTGGGAAGACTCTGCAGCTGCGGCTCAGGAGCCGAGGGGCTCTGCTCCCCCAACAGCACGGTTCCCCCACGCGAAGGGCGGTCCCGTGTGTGCTCTGGGGGTGGTCACACCGGCTGGCCTCCTGAAGCGCTCCGTGGGACTTTGGCTACCTGCCCACTCCCACCAGCAAGCCTGCCAAGGAGAAGGGAAGCAGtggaaagctgctgctctgctgagctTCCCCAGGCTGTCCTGCACTCCCGTGGGCTCCCGTGGTGCAGGCAGCTCCAGGGGCCTAAGGCAGCAGCCACTGCCCTTGCATGGGGAGCCCTTGTGTGCCCGCtgcttctccctgccctccctggccTGCCCGGTGCTCTTGCTGCCCATGGCCCTCGCTTGCCCCCAGCCAAAGGAGGCAGCACTTCCTAGCAGCTCTGCCTTGGTGCCTTCTTCTGCGTGCACCAGGGAAATGGACCGCACGCTCAGCTGCACAATGCTGGCAGTCCTGCAGatgtggcagggctggggctatGTTGCAGCTCGGGGAGCCTCTCTAGTGGCTCAGGTGTCCATCTTTTGGCCCTGAGAATGTTGCGTGGGACTCTCTCCTGGGGGAAGATGCAGGAGAAGGTGTCAGGGCTGTGAGAGAGCAGAAAGAGCCATGGGGTCCTGCAAGGCGCCCAGTGGCACCACTGCTGAGAGCTGCCCTGGGCACAGCCCAGGAGCCAGCGAGGCGCCGAGCGACAGGCAGCCTGGGCTGGCGTtgccctccctgctgcctgcaAAACTCACCCCTGCTGGGCGGGCACGTGTTCTGCAGGTGTGCGGCTGGTGCTGGAACAGGGCTGGGAGAGAGCAGCAAGGGGCTTTCCTCGGCGGAAAGTGCCAGCGCAGGGCGAGCGCTGCTGGGCACGGCCGGCTCCATCGGTGGTGCCCAGCCGGGCCTAGGAGGCTACCCAGCAGCGTCCAGCACCTGAGCTCTGGCCAAGGCAGCTCTCGCCTGCGGCTGCCGCTGCTGGGAGCCTGAAGTGCCCGAGCAGCCGTGGGTGGCCATGGCAGAGGGCCGGGAAGCTGAAGGAGGGCAGCGCCCATGTTatgcatgcagcagcagcactcccCCATCCTGTGCAGCCACCTTGCTCCTgcgctgcctgcccagctccagcaTCTGGTAGTCGGGCACACGCAgatggggagctgctgggcacgGAGTGAAAGTGCGCAGCACGTGCCTATCATTGTCGGAGAACACCTGTGGCAGagccctggctgtgctgcccGCAGCACGGCCTGGCCTCGGGCCATGCACCATCCTGCCAAGGTGGCAGCACGAGCAGTCCCACTGTGACTGCGGCACAGGGACACGAGGCGCCCAGGGTTGCCCAGGGATGTGGGGCAAGGGGTGCTGAGGAGCCATGTGGGCTCAGCCCCGGCAGGCCAGGGCAATTGCTGTGGAAATGTATGTGTGCCTGTGCACGCATATGGAACACACGCATATACACAGGCAAATATGTGTACTGCACCAGCTACAAAACATTAGAACTGTTACTGTCCACAACGCTGCCAGGGGCTCTGGGCATCCCACAGAACTTGGGAATGAGTCAGAATGACTCCAAGACAGTGTCACAAAGGCCAGGGGTCACAAGGAGCACTGCGGGGTGCAAGACAGCACCTGCCTTGGGAAACACACCTGGCAACAGATTGGAAGTCTTGGGCAGGGACTTGATAGGTCTGACTTCTGGGCTGTAACTGGAACAGGACCCACATTCACTTGCAGGGCAATGACTGGCTCCTTTAGGGGTTgatttcttttgttctctttccctgttttcctttctttgggtggggctggggggggggggaggtcaaCCTATACCCCACCTGACAGTCCAGTGATGGCAGAATGCTACCGGAGGTGCTTTGCTGAACTGTACACCTTTTCCTTGGTCAGATCAGAGCAAGCCCCCGAGCACGTCACTTCTGCCTGCAGGGACTTGTTTTGCCAATGCAAACCAAAGCCAGACCCAACCAAActaaagaaacaagcaaaaaaacaagaacCACCTCAAagcaccccctccccaaaaaagccACCAGGTGAAAAGACTCTGGGGAGAGGTGGTGAACCCATGAGAAGACAGCTTCCTGGCACTGCAGTTTCTACAAGCTGACATGCCTTTGGAAGCCCTGGCTGTGTTCCTGACTGGCGATGCTCTCTCTTAAGGCTTTGGAAAGTATATCCTCTCCAGGGCTCAACAAAGTTGGCCCATCTCCTC
It contains:
- the LOC135324615 gene encoding golgin subfamily A member 6-like protein 10, with the translated sequence MAPLCCRLQRCRKMAEEPEGLLAELSRLREQLEQSQQERGCCRELLRCLQEEKQELQDAAQELARENCALRQRGCSSHQELQGLEELLPQLEERLQAAKGERGRRLQELDKEKERSAQLKEQLREQEARAKVLRAATRQLREEVDELELENAYKQQTEQEPEAEGSVLPELLEAQLEREELAKRCGIATWLPRLCVLFMCLELVVGLVLGAVVLYASRHDQELLFRLLLWLLPEETYARLAYLLGESLSLRSEGLLPF